Part of the Cloacibacterium caeni genome is shown below.
GACTAAAATTCATTTTCCTAAAAATATAATTTTAGATAAAAATTACATTGGAGATTTCACTAAATGGAATGATGATTTCATAAGCAACTATTCTATTTCTAGAATTATTTTCAACAAAAATAAAGATAAAGCAGTAGTTGAATTTAATTCGTCAAATGGAGGAAGTAAAATTTACCTTTCAAAAGTTAAAGGAAAATGGAAGATAATTGAAGTTTTTGGATCTTGGGTTTCATAATATTTATTCTTTTGTACTTTTGCATCAATGAAAGACTTAAACTTAAGAAATGTTACGGTAATGCGTTACATTCTTCCGCTGCGTGAAGGTGGAAGTTTGCCTGCATTAGCAGAAGCGGATGATGATTTTAAATACGTTTTGAAATTCCGAGGCGCTGGTCACGGTGTTAAAATGCTGATCTCTGAACTTTTGGGCGGAAAAATTGCTGAAATTCTAGGTTTGAAAATTCCAGAATTGGTTTTTGCGAATCTAGATGTAGATTTCGGAAGAACTGAAGCCGATGAAGAAATTCAGGATTTACTGAAATTTTCAGAAGGCCTAAACTTAGGTTTGCATTATCTTTCTGGAGCTATTGCATATGATCCAAGCATGAAAATAGATGCACTTTTGGCTTCTAAAATTGTTTGGCTTGATGCGTTTATTACGAATATTGACCGTACTTTCAAAAATACTAATCTTCTTTGGTGGCATAAAGAATTATGGGTGATTGATAATGGAGCTTCTTTTTACTTCCATCATTCATGGCAAAATTTTGATGCAGCTGCGAAAACACCTTTCAAATATGTAAAAGACCACGTTTTGCTTCCTCAAGCCAGCAAATTAGACGAAGCTGATGCCTTTGCAAAATCGATTTTAAATGATGAAGTTTTCAGAACGATTGTGAATTTAATTCCTGAAGATTGGTTGCAGTGGAATGATGCCGATGAATCGCCAGAAGAAATACGAGAAATTTATTTTAATTTCTTGAAAACCAGATTAGAACATTCAGAAATCTTTTTAAACGAAGCCAAAAATGCAAGAGGATAAAATTTACGAATACGCAGTAATAAGACTTGTTCCGAAAGTTGAAAGAGAAGAATTTTTCAACATAGGATTGGTAATGTTTTCTAAGAAAGAGAAATACATAAGAGTAGAATTTTATCTCTGTAAAGACAAATTCCAACTGATGCACAGCAAATTAGACTACGATGAAGTTTTTAAAAATCTGGAAAACTTCCAAAAAGTTGCCAAAGGCGAAAAAGAAGGCGGCCCAATTGCTTTGCTGGAAATTCCTGAACGTTTTCGTTGGCTCACTGCAGTAAGAAGTGCTGTGATTCAAACATCCAGACCTCATCCTGGAAAATCTAAAGATTTGGACAAAACTTTTGACAGACTTTTTGAAGAATTGGTAAAATAAAGTTTATGAATTTCACGCAAAGACTCGAAGATTTTTCGCAAAGAACAATTAGAAATTCTGATTAAAAATAAAAAACGTGCAAATAAGCACGTTTTTTCGTTTATAGTTTCGTCAGTTTTGCAAATTTCAGGATTAGATTTTTTTCTCCTTCTGTTACAAATTTTACTTTAGCTTTAATGTTTTCTGGGTCAGTTCCATCAAGAAAAACTACTTCTCCTACTCCAAATCTATCATGGCGAACTCTGTCTCCTACTTCAATATCTTGAGAAGAATTTCCGCTCGGGTTGATGATTTTTGCCGAAGCAACCGGTTTTAATTTTTTAGGTAAAGGCAAAGATTCAGGTTCAGAAGAAGAAAGTTTCTTCTTTTCAATTTTTTTGAAAGTTCTCGGTTCAAAAGAATTATCACCAAAAATATCTGAACTTAATCCAGATTTATTCACAAATCTGCTTTCTACAGCCGGATTTAAGAATTCTATATACTCTTCGTTTACTTCGCTTAAAAATCTGGAAGGTTCTGCATCTGTAATTTTACCCCATTGAAATCTGGAAACGGCGTAAGAAAAGAACACCTGTTTTTCGGCTCTGGTTAAAGCTACGTAGAATAATCTTCGCTCTTCTTCCAACTCTTCACGCGTGGAAGAACTCATAAAACTTGGGAACAAATTTTCTTCTAAACCTACCAAATGAACCACTGGAAACTCCAATCCTTTTGACAAGTGAATCGTCATCAAAGAAACTTGGTCTTCGTTTTCAGATTTTTTGTCTTGGTCTGTAGAAAGTGCGATGTTTTCTAGGAAACTCGACAAACTTGGGTCTCCGTCTTCCAATTGCTGTTGTTCTTCAATGAAACCTTGCATAGAGTTCATGAGTTCTTGCACGTTTTCTACTCTGGAAATTCCTTCAGGAGTTTGGTCGTCTTTCAAAAACTTGATTAAACCACTTCTTTGAGCAACTTCCATTGCAACAGTGTACACATTTTCGGTTTTCAGCATCACTTGGAAGGCTTTAATCATGCTCCAAAAATCCGCCAACTTAGAAATCACGCCATTGTTAAAACCTAAATGTGGTGCATAAATTCCCAAATTATCTAAAACATTAGCCAAACTCACATTTTGTGAATCTGCAAAAACAATCAATTTATTCTGAGTGGTTTCTCCAATTCCACGAGTGGGATAATTGATGACTCTTAGCAAAGCTTCGCTGTCATTTTCATTGACCAAAAGTCTTAAATACGCAACCAAATCTTTAATTTCTTTTCTTTGGTAGAAACTTAAACCGCCATAAACTCTGTACGGAATATTTTTACGTCTCAGTGCATCTTCGAAAGCTCTGGTCTGGGAATTAGTTCTGTATAAAATGGCAAAATCTGTAAATTTTCTTTGGTTAGCGTTGTGCTGTTCCCAAATGTTATTCGCCACAAAATTGGCTTCGTCTGCATCTGAAAGCGCTCTGAAAACCTTTATTTTATCGCCCACTTCATTATCACTGAATACATTTTTTTTGAACTGTTCTTTGTTTCTGGCAATGACCACATTCGCAGCGTTCACAATATTCTGCGTAGAACGGTAATTCTGCTCCAGAGAAACGGTTTTGGCATCTGGATAATCTTTCTTGAAGTTCAAAATATTATAAATATTAGCACCACGGAAAGAGTAAATGGACTGCGCATCATCTCCTACCACACAAATATTTTCAAATTTTGAAGAAAGTGCTTTTACAATTAAATATTGAGAATGGTTGGTATCTTGGTACTCATCTACCAAAATATATCTGAAACGGTCTTGATATTTCGCCAGAACCTCTGGAAATCTCGTTAATAATTCGTTGGTTCTCAAGAGTAAATCATCGAAATCCATCGCTCCATTTCTGAAACATTGTTCTACATATTTCTCGTAGATTTGACCAATATATTTCATGTTGGCACGTTCGTCGGCTTCGATTAATTCTGGATTATTCTGATAGGCATGAACCGTGATGAGATTATTTTTGAAATTAGAAATTCTTGCCTGAACTTTTTTAGGTTTGTATAATTCTTGGTCAATATTGAGGTCTTTCAATACTTTTTTGAGA
Proteins encoded:
- a CDS encoding ATP-dependent helicase; translated protein: MDYLKGLNEPQYEAVTTLHGPLMVLAGAGSGKTRVLTMRIAHLITNGIDPFNILALTFTNKAAKEMKSRIAKVVGDSNARSLWMGTFHSVFARILRSEAHFLGFPSNFTIYDTQDSLNVLKKVLKDLNIDQELYKPKKVQARISNFKNNLITVHAYQNNPELIEADERANMKYIGQIYEKYVEQCFRNGAMDFDDLLLRTNELLTRFPEVLAKYQDRFRYILVDEYQDTNHSQYLIVKALSSKFENICVVGDDAQSIYSFRGANIYNILNFKKDYPDAKTVSLEQNYRSTQNIVNAANVVIARNKEQFKKNVFSDNEVGDKIKVFRALSDADEANFVANNIWEQHNANQRKFTDFAILYRTNSQTRAFEDALRRKNIPYRVYGGLSFYQRKEIKDLVAYLRLLVNENDSEALLRVINYPTRGIGETTQNKLIVFADSQNVSLANVLDNLGIYAPHLGFNNGVISKLADFWSMIKAFQVMLKTENVYTVAMEVAQRSGLIKFLKDDQTPEGISRVENVQELMNSMQGFIEEQQQLEDGDPSLSSFLENIALSTDQDKKSENEDQVSLMTIHLSKGLEFPVVHLVGLEENLFPSFMSSSTREELEEERRLFYVALTRAEKQVFFSYAVSRFQWGKITDAEPSRFLSEVNEEYIEFLNPAVESRFVNKSGLSSDIFGDNSFEPRTFKKIEKKKLSSSEPESLPLPKKLKPVASAKIINPSGNSSQDIEVGDRVRHDRFGVGEVVFLDGTDPENIKAKVKFVTEGEKNLILKFAKLTKL
- a CDS encoding DUF3037 domain-containing protein, whose protein sequence is MQEDKIYEYAVIRLVPKVEREEFFNIGLVMFSKKEKYIRVEFYLCKDKFQLMHSKLDYDEVFKNLENFQKVAKGEKEGGPIALLEIPERFRWLTAVRSAVIQTSRPHPGKSKDLDKTFDRLFEELVK
- a CDS encoding HipA family kinase — encoded protein: MKDLNLRNVTVMRYILPLREGGSLPALAEADDDFKYVLKFRGAGHGVKMLISELLGGKIAEILGLKIPELVFANLDVDFGRTEADEEIQDLLKFSEGLNLGLHYLSGAIAYDPSMKIDALLASKIVWLDAFITNIDRTFKNTNLLWWHKELWVIDNGASFYFHHSWQNFDAAAKTPFKYVKDHVLLPQASKLDEADAFAKSILNDEVFRTIVNLIPEDWLQWNDADESPEEIREIYFNFLKTRLEHSEIFLNEAKNARG